A genomic window from Bacillus marinisedimentorum includes:
- a CDS encoding TipAS antibiotic-recognition domain-containing protein: MGKYQKVISPDQKKIKVLQQIDSSLYDSEDWQVVHREGSKICRKLDNVLHLHPHSADVQNVVGQFRQHIADHFYNCPPDVFRSLADVFVNDPRFLESIVTFQPELPNFLWEAIHFYADEMEKG; encoded by the coding sequence ATGGGAAAATACCAAAAGGTAATATCTCCTGATCAGAAAAAAATAAAAGTGCTCCAGCAGATTGATTCATCGCTGTACGACTCAGAAGACTGGCAGGTTGTCCATAGAGAAGGCAGCAAAATTTGCCGGAAGCTGGATAACGTCCTTCATCTCCACCCTCATTCTGCCGATGTCCAGAATGTGGTCGGCCAATTCCGCCAGCACATTGCGGACCACTTTTACAACTGTCCCCCGGACGTCTTCAGGTCACTGGCGGATGTCTTTGTAAATGATCCCCGTTTCCTCGAAAGCATTGTTACTTTCCAGCCGGAACTCCCAAATTTTTTATGGGAAGCAATCCATTTCTATGCTGATGAAATGGAAAAGGGCTGA
- a CDS encoding LCP family protein: protein MDSRMDKRVQQKKKKSWLRRITFVLVAFILTMLGLGYMEYQRGLSQAETDKPEETYDFNGIPDRSGNTNVLLIGVDSRGEEDSRSDTIMIAQYDHDDNTPKLVSIMRDSYVDIPGRGKNKINAAYFYGGPELLRQTIKENFDIDVEYYAIVDFKGFEKMVDIIAPEGVPVNVEKKMEKNIGVTLEPGQQNLNGQELLGYARFRHDAESDFGRVKRQQEVIGKLKDEFVSISAVTQLPQLAGTLQGYVDTNMETTRMLSVGKDFVFQKAEDIENLRIPVEGGFTETRVSHAGAVLKLDMEKNRQALKEFLE, encoded by the coding sequence ATGGACTCACGTATGGATAAGCGTGTGCAGCAAAAAAAGAAAAAAAGCTGGCTGCGCCGAATCACTTTTGTCCTTGTTGCTTTTATTTTGACGATGCTCGGACTGGGCTATATGGAATATCAAAGGGGGCTCAGCCAGGCCGAAACAGATAAACCTGAAGAAACTTACGATTTTAACGGTATACCTGACCGCAGCGGTAATACAAATGTTCTCTTGATTGGTGTGGATTCGCGCGGAGAGGAGGATTCGCGCTCAGACACCATCATGATTGCCCAATACGATCATGATGATAATACGCCTAAGCTCGTATCGATCATGCGTGACAGTTACGTGGACATTCCCGGCCGGGGCAAGAATAAAATCAATGCCGCATACTTTTACGGCGGGCCTGAGCTCCTTCGCCAGACCATCAAAGAAAATTTCGATATCGATGTTGAGTACTATGCCATCGTTGACTTTAAAGGCTTCGAAAAAATGGTCGATATCATTGCCCCGGAAGGTGTTCCGGTCAATGTGGAAAAAAAGATGGAAAAAAACATCGGCGTAACACTTGAACCCGGCCAGCAAAACCTGAACGGCCAGGAACTTCTTGGGTACGCAAGATTCCGTCATGATGCCGAAAGCGACTTCGGACGGGTAAAACGCCAGCAGGAAGTCATCGGAAAGCTGAAGGACGAATTCGTCAGCATCAGCGCCGTCACCCAGCTTCCGCAGCTTGCCGGCACTCTTCAAGGTTATGTTGACACAAACATGGAAACGACACGGATGCTTTCCGTAGGGAAAGATTTCGTCTTTCAAAAGGCTGAAGACATTGAAAACTTACGCATTCCGGTTGAAGGCGGCTTTACTGAAACAAGAGTAAGCCATGCCGGTGCCGTCCTTAAACTGGATATGGAAAAAAACCGCCAGGCACTGAAAGAGTTTCTGGAATAA